The following coding sequences are from one Lolium rigidum isolate FL_2022 chromosome 6, APGP_CSIRO_Lrig_0.1, whole genome shotgun sequence window:
- the LOC124660025 gene encoding aspartyl protease family protein At5g10770-like, which produces MASPLFLCILLIICSYGAYIVAGAAPHGFVVVSTSSLFQPKDVCSTSTVTPRPDRAVVPLVHRHGPCAPSQSTIKTSFAQALHRSRARADYIMSRATTQEEDGKVSIPAHLGDSVGSLEYVVKLGLGTPAVEQVVLMDTGSDLSWVQCKPCNSSDCYPQKDPLFDPSKSSTYAPIRCDSALCKTLQSDRFGNGCTSNGTQCGYRVEYGGGSKTTGVYSNDALTLAPDVVINNFHFGCGYHQGGPNDKYDGLLGLGGSPESLPVQTSKLYGGAFSYCLPSVSSGAGFLALGAPSNTSGFRFTPMTRFMHETTFYLVRLTGISVGGKQLSIPRKVFEGGMIIDCGNILTHLPDTAYGELKSAFRAAMAAYPLLPHKYDTCYNFTGYSNVTVPRVALTFSGGVTVDLDVPNGVLLDDCLAFTDSGPDDYVGIIGNVNQRSLEMLYDVGGGRLGFRAGAC; this is translated from the exons ATGGCTTCTCCCTTGTTCCTGTGTATCCTCTTGATCATATGCAGCTACGGCGCTTACATTGTTGCAGGCGCCGCTCCACACGGGTTCGTCGTAGTGTCAACCAGCAGCTTGTTCCAGCCAAAAGATGTCTGCTCCACATCCACGG TGACGCCACGGCCGGACCGCGCTGTTGTGCCGCTCGTGCACAGGCACGGGCCGTGCGCACCGTCGCAGTCCACCATCAAGACATCTTTCGCTCAGGCGCTCCACAGAAGCCGCGCCCGCGCGGACTACATCATGAGTCGAGCGACCACGCAGGAGGAGGATGGCAAGGTGAGCATCCCGGCGCACCTGGGCGACTCCGTCGGCTCGCTGGAATACGTCGTCAAGCTGGGGCTCGGCACGCCGGCCGTGGAGCAGGTTGTCCTCATGGACACTGGGAGCGACCTGTCTTGGGTGCAGTGCAAGCCCTGCAACTCCAGCGACTGCTACCCTCAGAAGGATCCCCTCTTTGACCCTAGCAAGTCATCTACCTACGCTCCAATCCGCTGTGACTCCGCCCTGTGCAAGACGCTCCAGTCCGATCGTTTCGGCAATGGCTGCACCAGTAATGGCACCCAGTGCGGGTACCGAGTGGAGTACGGGGGCGGATCCAAGACGACCGGCGTGTACAGCAACGACGCGCTAACGCTGGCGCCCGACGTCGTAATCAACAACTTCCACTTCGGCTGCGGCTACCACCAGGGCGGCCCCAACGACAAGTACGACGGCCTCCTTGGTCTGGGCGGCTCGCCGGAGTCGCTCCCGGTCCAGACGTCCAAACTCTACGGCGGTGCCTTCTCCTACTGCCTCCCGTCGGTGAGCAGCGGCGCCGGGTTCCTCGCCCTCGGAGCGCCGAGCAACACCTCGGGCTTCAGGTTCACGCCGATGACCCGCTTCATGCACGAGACCACCTTCTACCTCGTGAGGCTCACCGGCATCAGCGTCGGCGGGAAGCAGCTCAGCATCCCGCGGAAGGTGTTCGAGGGAGGCATGATCATAGACTGCGGCAACATCCTCACGCACCTGCCCGACACGGCCTACGGGGAACTCAAGTCGGCGTTCCGGGCAGCCATGGCGGCGTACCCGCTCTTGCCACACAAGTACGACACTTGCTACAACTTCACGGGATACAGCAACGTCACCGTGCCGAGGGTTGCTCTCACATTCAGCGGCGGCGTGACGGTCGACCTGGATGTGCCCAACGGGGTCCTGTTGGATGATTGTCTCGCCTTCACCGACTCCGGCCCAGACGATTAcgtcgggatcatcggcaatGTCAACCAGCGTTCGCTGGAGATGTTGTACGATGTTGGGGGTGGTAGACTCGGATTCCGCGCCGGCGCATGCTGA